From one Lotus japonicus ecotype B-129 chromosome 3, LjGifu_v1.2 genomic stretch:
- the LOC130709469 gene encoding uncharacterized protein LOC130709469, whose product MQILQRLTKGVHEQDREIWTFSPSTNTVTRDINIPKHHRTRRIVWSKLRLKKLKLFTFMCGSKDIPKACICRTPDLYGLGNLRNTKRTDSAAANVGKKVLPVTEASFSRTTERNEFVTAEAKDQVKEDKKKAISRMKELLGLVSAAKKDKRGKFNEQKFQRQGNIRATPEDYQLCSESPKIEFTWDEEIQSITSSVYSVISSIASLSKSGQAQIAHSPIHISCRKENWITTDSEFVVLELKTCV is encoded by the exons ACAAGACAGAGAGATCTGGACCTTTAGTCCTTCCACCAATACAGTTACCAGAG ATATAAACATACCTAAGCATCACAGAACAAGGAGAATAGTATGGAGCAAACTTCGATTAAAGAAGTTGAAGCTGTTTACATTCATGTGCGGATCAAAAGACATTCCAAAGGCCTGCATTTGCAGGACCCCCGACTTATACGGATTAGGAAACTTGAGAAATACTAAAAGGACAGATTCTGCTGCTGCTAATGTAGGAAAGAAGGTTTTGCCCGTAACTGAAGCATCATTCTCTAGAACAACAGAAAGAAATGAGTTTGTCACAGCAGAAGCTAAGGATCAAGTTAAAGAGGATAAAAAGAAAGCAATTTCAAGAATGAAAGAGCTACTTGGTCTGGTTTCTGCTGCCAAAAAAGATAAAAGAGGAAAATTCAATGAACAAAAG TTTCAAAGACAAGGAAACATAAGGGCAACTCCAGAAGATTATCAACTTTGCAGTGAGTCACCCAAGATCGAATTCACATGGGATGAGGAAATTCAGTCCATTACTTCTTCTGTCTACTCAGTTATCTCATCAATAGCTTCTTTGTCTAAGAGTGGACAAGCCCAGATTGCACACTCGCCAATTCATATCTCTTGTAGGAAAGAAAACTGGATCACAACAGACTCTGAAT TTGTGGTGTTGGAACTAAAGACGTGTGTCTAA